From the Octadecabacter antarcticus 307 genome, one window contains:
- a CDS encoding pseudouridine synthase, translated as MTTILFNKPFGVLTQFTDAKCPTERPTLSGFDLPKGVYAAGRLDRDSEGLLVLTDDGKLQAQLSSPKFKTPKTYLVQVEGDTTDADLDPMRASLSLKDGPTLPARVHLIDPPDLWLRDPPVRVRKSIPDTWIKVTITEGRNRQVRRMCAALGFPCLRLVRWSVGSWTLDGISQGQWRSS; from the coding sequence ATGACCACAATCCTGTTCAATAAACCTTTCGGCGTGCTAACGCAGTTCACCGATGCCAAATGCCCGACCGAGCGGCCAACCCTGTCCGGCTTCGATCTGCCCAAAGGCGTCTACGCGGCTGGCCGGCTGGATCGGGACAGCGAAGGCTTGCTCGTGCTCACCGATGACGGCAAATTACAGGCCCAACTTTCCAGCCCAAAATTCAAGACGCCAAAGACTTATCTGGTGCAGGTTGAAGGCGACACGACCGACGCCGATCTTGACCCAATGCGCGCATCCCTGTCGCTGAAGGATGGCCCAACCCTGCCCGCACGGGTGCACCTGATCGACCCGCCTGATCTGTGGTTGCGCGACCCGCCCGTGCGCGTTCGCAAATCGATCCCCGACACTTGGATTAAAGTCACTATAACCGAAGGCCGCAACCGTCAGGTCCGGCGCATGTGCGCAGCACTAGGCTTTCCGTGCCTGCGCCTTGTGCGTTGGTCCGTCGGCAGTTGGACCCTTGATGGGATCAGTCAGGGTCAATGGCGTAGCTCTTAG
- a CDS encoding ABC transporter permease codes for MTDTSMDNRDDARDDIVARNQWWDVWDQFKTHKGALFGAAFFFFVVFAVYLGPYLWSIDPTYIDVRARNQGPTWVHPFGTDQLGRDMMARMMAGGQTSISVGLTAMGLALFLGTLVGVLAGYFKRIDGILMRITDLFLALPLLPLLLVMVMLFRQPLSSTFGPETGIFILIVTAIGITSWMPTARIVRGDVLALKEREFVLAARSIGTRPGKMILRHILPNVMSPIMVSATLGIATAIITESALSFLGLGFPPDFPTWGRLLFDATDFMQQSPARVMWPGLAISLTVLSVNYMGDGLRDALDPRIRGL; via the coding sequence ATGACTGATACCAGCATGGATAACCGCGACGACGCACGTGATGATATCGTGGCCCGCAATCAATGGTGGGACGTCTGGGACCAGTTCAAGACCCACAAGGGTGCGCTTTTTGGCGCGGCCTTCTTCTTCTTCGTGGTCTTCGCCGTCTACTTGGGCCCCTATTTGTGGAGCATCGATCCAACCTACATCGACGTACGCGCGCGCAACCAAGGCCCTACATGGGTACACCCCTTTGGCACCGACCAATTGGGCCGCGATATGATGGCGCGGATGATGGCAGGCGGGCAAACCTCGATTTCCGTTGGCCTCACGGCGATGGGGCTGGCACTGTTTCTCGGCACACTCGTCGGCGTCCTCGCAGGCTATTTCAAACGTATTGACGGGATCTTGATGCGCATCACCGACCTGTTTCTCGCCCTGCCGCTGCTGCCGTTATTGCTGGTCATGGTGATGCTGTTTCGCCAACCGCTTTCCAGCACTTTTGGTCCTGAAACCGGCATCTTTATCCTGATCGTGACGGCGATCGGCATCACGTCATGGATGCCCACAGCCCGCATCGTGCGCGGCGACGTTCTGGCGCTGAAAGAACGCGAATTTGTCCTTGCTGCGCGCTCCATCGGCACCCGCCCTGGTAAGATGATCCTGCGCCATATCCTGCCAAATGTGATGTCTCCGATCATGGTCTCTGCCACGCTGGGCATCGCCACCGCGATCATTACTGAGTCCGCGCTTAGCTTCCTTGGCCTTGGCTTTCCACCAGACTTCCCGACGTGGGGCCGCCTGCTGTTTGACGCGACCGACTTCATGCAACAATCGCCCGCGCGGGTGATGTGGCCCGGCCTCGCGATTTCGTTAACAGTGCTGTCGGTGAATTACATGGGCGACGGGCTGCGCGACGCACTTGATCCACGAATCCGCGGATTGTAA
- a CDS encoding ABC transporter permease has protein sequence MLTYTLRRLLTAIPTLFFISLIIFLLLDLAPGDPTASLPLTIPPEVREQIRQSLGMGEPVHIRYLLWLKQMIWSEPLFYLSELVGWIDTPDTVRLISWQTRAPVLDTIFERLPQTIMVVGLAYIVGVLIALPIGIISAYKQYSVFDQAGTFVSMIGFSIPPFFSGVLMIILFTVMMPNDSFWWFPSIYDTTLIIDSWANFGKQVRQMVLPVMVLALQTTAQISRFMRASMLDNLNQDYVRTARAKGMTESVVVLRHVLRNSMIPVVTVIALGIPAVFGGAIITEQIFKVNGIGQLLIVSIQASDLPMVQTVTFIFAVMVVFFNLIADILYGILDPRIRYD, from the coding sequence ATGCTGACCTACACCCTCCGGCGTTTGCTGACGGCGATCCCGACGCTGTTCTTCATTTCGCTCATCATCTTTTTACTGCTCGACCTCGCGCCCGGTGATCCAACGGCGTCACTGCCGTTGACGATCCCGCCAGAGGTCCGCGAACAAATCCGCCAGTCACTTGGTATGGGTGAACCTGTGCACATCCGGTATTTGCTGTGGCTCAAACAGATGATCTGGTCTGAACCGCTTTTTTACCTTTCCGAATTAGTAGGTTGGATTGACACCCCTGATACCGTACGCCTAATCTCATGGCAGACCCGCGCGCCGGTGCTGGACACAATATTCGAACGCCTGCCCCAAACTATTATGGTCGTCGGTCTTGCTTATATCGTCGGCGTGCTGATCGCCCTGCCCATCGGCATCATATCCGCCTACAAACAGTATTCCGTGTTTGACCAAGCGGGCACATTCGTGTCGATGATCGGCTTTTCGATCCCACCATTCTTTTCCGGCGTACTGATGATTATCCTGTTCACCGTGATGATGCCCAACGACAGTTTCTGGTGGTTCCCGTCGATCTACGACACCACATTGATCATCGACAGCTGGGCTAATTTTGGTAAGCAAGTGCGCCAGATGGTGCTGCCCGTCATGGTCCTTGCCCTGCAAACAACCGCGCAGATCAGCCGCTTTATGCGTGCCTCTATGCTCGACAACCTCAACCAAGATTACGTGAGAACAGCGCGCGCCAAAGGCATGACAGAATCCGTCGTGGTCCTGCGCCACGTACTTCGTAACTCTATGATCCCCGTGGTCACCGTCATTGCCCTTGGCATCCCCGCCGTCTTTGGCGGCGCCATCATCACCGAACAAATCTTCAAGGTGAACGGCATTGGCCAGCTTTTGATCGTATCAATTCAGGCAAGTGATTTGCCGATGGTGCAAACTGTCACCTTTATCTTCGCTGTGATGGTCGTGTTCTTTAACCTGATCGCTGACATTCTTTACGGCATTCTAGACCCGAGGATCCGCTATGACTGA
- a CDS encoding peptide ABC transporter substrate-binding protein yields MNLRTALLGATAAVAFAPMAIADGHEGERGRDGQLNIIYWQAPSTLNPYLSGGTKEVESASLVLESLGRFSNTGELLPWLAAEIPTVENGGVAEDLTSITWTLQEGVLWSDGTPLTAADAVFTWQYCTAEGGGCAQASYFDGVKSVEAVDDLTILITFDAPKPFPYTALVGSESPIIQAAQFAGCLGAAAPTCVDANFGPIGTGPFVVDDFKANDVIQFSANENFRIEGQPAFSNVLFKGGGDAASAARAVLETGEFDYAWNLQIDPTVLSDMESAGLGTVVTAFGTSVERLHLNQTNPDPALGDLRATADGGPHPFLTNRIIGQAMSMAIDRSLLVEIGYGAGGQPTCNVLPAPAIYASTANDACLTPDMEGAKALLDEAGIVDSDGDGIREFDGIPLVVSYQTSTNAVRQDAQALIKQWWGELGIQADLRNIDASVFFGGDPASPDTFQKFFADVEMYTNNFAGVDPEAYMANWTCKEWPSPESQWQGSNMQRFCDPAYDTLATKLASTAGIDARAAVVKQMNDMLMQSYSIIPLVHRGGVSAHANTLGGIKISDWDSELWNIASWYRSGE; encoded by the coding sequence ATGAACTTAAGAACAGCCCTACTGGGCGCCACTGCAGCAGTCGCTTTCGCGCCAATGGCAATCGCCGATGGCCATGAGGGCGAGCGCGGTCGCGATGGCCAGCTTAACATCATCTATTGGCAGGCACCTTCGACGCTGAACCCGTATCTGTCGGGCGGCACAAAAGAAGTTGAATCCGCATCCCTCGTGCTGGAATCCCTTGGCCGTTTCAGCAACACAGGCGAATTGCTGCCTTGGCTTGCAGCTGAAATCCCAACGGTCGAAAACGGCGGCGTTGCCGAAGACCTGACATCCATCACATGGACGCTACAAGAAGGTGTTTTGTGGTCTGACGGTACGCCGCTCACGGCTGCTGACGCTGTATTCACATGGCAGTATTGCACCGCAGAAGGCGGCGGTTGCGCGCAGGCATCTTATTTTGACGGCGTTAAATCCGTTGAAGCGGTGGACGATCTGACGATTCTGATCACCTTTGATGCCCCAAAGCCGTTCCCGTACACAGCATTGGTTGGGTCTGAATCCCCGATCATCCAAGCGGCACAGTTCGCTGGGTGTCTTGGCGCTGCTGCACCAACTTGTGTGGATGCGAACTTTGGTCCCATCGGCACAGGCCCTTTCGTTGTTGACGATTTCAAAGCCAACGACGTGATCCAGTTCTCTGCCAACGAAAACTTCCGCATCGAAGGTCAACCTGCCTTTTCGAACGTTCTGTTCAAAGGGGGCGGCGATGCAGCCTCAGCAGCGCGTGCTGTTCTGGAAACTGGCGAATTTGACTACGCTTGGAACTTGCAGATCGACCCAACAGTTCTGTCTGACATGGAATCCGCAGGCCTCGGCACTGTCGTGACTGCGTTTGGTACATCCGTTGAACGTTTGCACCTTAACCAGACGAACCCTGATCCGGCCTTGGGCGATCTTCGTGCCACTGCCGATGGCGGTCCACACCCGTTCCTGACCAATCGCATCATCGGTCAAGCCATGTCCATGGCCATTGATCGTAGCCTGTTGGTTGAAATCGGGTACGGCGCTGGTGGCCAGCCCACTTGTAACGTGCTGCCTGCACCCGCGATCTACGCGTCCACAGCAAACGACGCCTGCCTGACACCGGACATGGAAGGTGCAAAAGCCTTGCTGGACGAAGCAGGCATCGTTGACAGCGACGGGGACGGTATCCGTGAATTCGACGGCATCCCACTGGTTGTGTCCTACCAGACATCGACAAATGCGGTGCGCCAGGATGCTCAAGCACTGATCAAACAGTGGTGGGGCGAACTTGGCATTCAGGCGGATTTGCGCAACATTGACGCGTCCGTGTTCTTTGGCGGCGATCCGGCATCCCCGGATACGTTCCAGAAGTTCTTTGCAGACGTTGAGATGTACACAAACAACTTCGCAGGCGTAGACCCGGAAGCCTATATGGCCAACTGGACCTGTAAAGAATGGCCTTCCCCGGAAAGCCAGTGGCAGGGATCCAACATGCAGCGTTTCTGTGATCCTGCATATGACACCCTTGCAACTAAACTGGCATCAACTGCTGGTATCGACGCCCGTGCTGCGGTCGTGAAGCAGATGAACGACATGCTGATGCAGTCGTATTCCATCATCCCGCTGGTTCACCGTGGCGGCGTATCTGCACATGCCAACACACTTGGCGGCATCAAAATCTCCGATTGGGATTCTGAACTGTGGAACATCGCAAGCTGGTACCGCTCCGGTGAGTAA
- a CDS encoding ABC transporter ATP-binding protein, whose protein sequence is MFDAPKADTKLVEVNNLKMHFPIYSGLFRRHTGTVKAVDGVSFDIYEGETLGLVGESGCGKSTCGRAILRLYDITDGAISIDGMEIGDTPQKDLRTKRPNMQMVFQDPQASLNPRMTVQAIIQEPLDEHTTLSKDEKRDKVHDLMDQVGLNRKFAGRYPHAFSGGQRQRIGIARALALNPKFIVCDEPIAALDVSIQAQVVNLLEDLQKEYGLTYLFISHDLSMVRHIATRVAVMYLGKIVELAPREVLYADPLHPYTKALLSAVPEPDPELHDSMERTILTGDVPSPANPPKGCNFCTRCPAVMDMCHQTEPDYREVLPGRFVACHHYNNVTSSADSTAASEASDRQSLSNTNNSTN, encoded by the coding sequence ATGTTTGACGCACCAAAAGCCGATACCAAACTGGTTGAGGTCAATAACCTCAAGATGCACTTCCCGATCTATTCAGGGCTTTTTCGCCGCCACACTGGCACCGTCAAAGCCGTTGATGGGGTATCGTTCGATATTTATGAGGGCGAAACACTGGGGTTGGTTGGGGAATCCGGTTGCGGTAAATCCACCTGCGGGCGCGCCATTTTGCGGCTTTATGACATCACCGACGGGGCGATCAGCATTGATGGGATGGAGATCGGTGACACACCGCAAAAGGATTTGCGCACCAAACGTCCAAACATGCAGATGGTGTTCCAAGACCCGCAGGCATCGCTAAACCCGCGCATGACTGTGCAGGCGATCATTCAGGAACCGCTGGATGAACACACGACTCTGTCAAAGGACGAAAAGCGCGACAAGGTTCATGATTTGATGGATCAGGTTGGGCTTAACCGTAAATTCGCAGGCCGCTATCCGCATGCGTTTTCGGGTGGCCAACGCCAGCGCATCGGCATCGCGCGGGCCCTTGCGCTGAATCCCAAGTTCATCGTGTGTGACGAACCCATCGCTGCGCTCGACGTGTCGATCCAAGCGCAGGTCGTGAACCTGCTGGAAGACCTGCAAAAAGAATATGGACTGACTTACCTATTCATTTCCCACGATCTGTCCATGGTGCGCCACATCGCGACCCGTGTGGCGGTCATGTATCTGGGCAAGATCGTCGAACTCGCCCCGCGTGAGGTGCTGTATGCCGACCCCTTGCATCCCTACACCAAGGCGTTGCTGTCGGCCGTGCCCGAACCTGACCCTGAATTACATGACAGTATGGAACGTACGATCCTGACCGGCGATGTGCCGTCCCCCGCCAATCCGCCAAAGGGGTGCAATTTTTGCACCCGTTGTCCGGCGGTCATGGACATGTGCCATCAAACGGAACCAGATTACCGCGAAGTTTTGCCAGGACGCTTTGTCGCCTGTCACCACTACAACAACGTTACATCAAGCGCCGATTCAACGGCCGCATCAGAGGCATCAGACCGACAGAGCCTGAGCAATACCAACAATTCCACCAACTAG
- a CDS encoding ABC transporter ATP-binding protein, whose amino-acid sequence MPDGALPILDVRGLKTVFKIRGGEVHAVNDVSFDLKPGELLGVVGESGSGKSVTMMSLLGLLPTPPAEIRGGTVMFDGQDLLQIDAETLRGVRGGKIGFVFQDPMTSLNPVYNVGMQIMEPLRKHMGMTKKQATVRARELLELVGIPDAPQRLKDYPHQFSGGMRQRVMIAIALACDPQVLIADEPTTALDVTIQAQILELMKELQDRLGMAIIWITHDLGVVAGIADRVVVMYGGQIVEQAPTRELFKNPQHPYTRALLKTVPRVLGQREDRLEIIEGQPPILGASPTACPFRDRCDVAFDRCAQQNPPRYDVGNGHDAACFHDARTGGPRDV is encoded by the coding sequence ATGCCCGATGGGGCGCTGCCAATTCTCGACGTTCGGGGATTAAAAACTGTATTCAAAATTCGCGGCGGGGAGGTCCACGCCGTCAATGACGTGAGCTTTGATCTCAAACCAGGTGAGCTTTTGGGCGTCGTCGGGGAGAGTGGATCCGGCAAATCCGTCACCATGATGTCCCTGCTGGGCCTGCTGCCCACGCCGCCTGCCGAGATTCGTGGCGGCACAGTGATGTTTGATGGGCAAGACCTGTTGCAGATTGACGCGGAAACTTTGCGCGGAGTGCGCGGTGGCAAAATTGGCTTCGTGTTTCAGGACCCGATGACATCGCTGAATCCCGTCTACAATGTCGGCATGCAAATCATGGAACCCCTGCGCAAGCACATGGGGATGACCAAGAAACAGGCAACCGTGCGCGCGCGGGAACTGCTCGAACTCGTCGGCATACCGGACGCACCGCAACGTCTGAAAGATTATCCGCACCAGTTTTCCGGCGGTATGCGCCAACGCGTAATGATCGCGATTGCGCTGGCCTGTGATCCGCAGGTTTTGATCGCCGACGAACCTACAACGGCGCTGGACGTCACCATCCAAGCGCAAATCCTTGAACTAATGAAAGAATTGCAGGACCGTCTTGGCATGGCCATAATCTGGATCACCCACGACCTTGGCGTTGTGGCGGGCATCGCGGACCGTGTGGTTGTGATGTATGGTGGGCAGATCGTTGAACAGGCGCCGACGCGCGAATTGTTCAAGAACCCGCAGCATCCCTATACCCGCGCGCTTTTAAAGACAGTGCCACGTGTTCTCGGCCAACGTGAAGACCGGCTTGAGATCATCGAAGGACAGCCGCCGATCCTTGGCGCATCCCCCACCGCCTGCCCGTTTCGCGACCGCTGTGATGTGGCGTTTGACCGCTGCGCGCAGCAAAATCCGCCGCGTTACGATGTTGGAAACGGCCATGACGCCGCGTGTTTTCATGACGCACGAACCGGAGGGCCCCGCGATGTTTGA